Proteins found in one Pongo pygmaeus isolate AG05252 chromosome 8, NHGRI_mPonPyg2-v2.0_pri, whole genome shotgun sequence genomic segment:
- the RASGEF1A gene encoding ras-GEF domain-containing family member 1A isoform X3 gives MPPHDLLARVGQICVEQKQQLEAGPEKAKLKSFSAKIVQLLKEWTEAFPYDFQDEKAMAELKAITHRVTQCDEENGTVKKAIAQMTQSLLLSLAARSQLQELREKLRPPAIDKGPILKTKPPAAQKDILGVCCDPLVLAQQLTHIELDRVSSIYPEDLMQIVSHMDSLDNHRCRGDLTKTYSLEAYDNWFNCLSMLVATEVCRVVKKKHRTRMLEFFIDVARECFNIGNFNSMMAIISGMNLSPVARLKKTWSKVKTAKFDVLEHHMDPSSNFCNYRTALQGATQRSQMANSSREKIVIPVFNLFVKDIYFLHKIHTNHLPNGHINFKKFWEISRQIHEFMTWTQVECPFEKDKKIQSYLLTAPIYSEEALFVASFESEGPENHMEKDSWKTLRTTLLNRA, from the exons ATGCCCCCTCATGACCTGCTGGCCCGCGTGGGACAGATCTGCGTGgagcagaagcagcagctggaGGCCGGGCCTGAAAAG GCCAAGCTGAAGTCCTTCTCAGCCAAGATCGTGCAGCTCCTGAAGGAGTGGACGGAGGCCTTCCCCTATGACTTCCAGGATGAGAAGGCCATGGCCGAGCTGAAAGCCATCACACACCGTGTCACCCAGTGTGACGAG GAGAATGGCACAGTGAAGAAGGCCATTGCCCAGATGACGCAGAGCCTGTTGCTGTCCCTGGCTGCCCGGAGCCAGCTCCAGGAACTGCGAGAGAAGCTCCGGCCACCGGCTATAGACAAGGGGCCCATCCTCAAGACCAAGCCACCGGCCGCCCAGAAGGACATCCTGGGCGTGTGCTGCGACCCCCTGGTGCTGGCCCAGCAGCTGACTCACATTGAGCTG GACAGGGTCAGCAGCATTTACCCTGAGGACTTGATGCAGATCGTCAGCCACATGGACTCCTTGGACAACCACAGG TGCCGAGGGGACCTGACCAAGACCTACAGCCTGGAGGCCTACGACAACTGGTTCAACTGCCTGAGCATGCTGGTGGCCACTGAGGTGTGCCGG GTGGTGAAGAAGAAACACCGGACCCGCATGTTGGAGTTCTTCATTGATGTGGCCCGGGAGTGCTTCAACATCGGGAACTTCAACTCCATGATGGCCATCATCT CTGGCATGAACCTCAGTCCTGTGGCAAGGCTGAAGAAAACTTGGTCCAAGGTCAAGACAGCCAAGTTTGATGTCTTGGAG CATCACATGGACCCGTCCAGCAACTTCTGCAACTACCGCACAGCCTTGCAGGGGGCCACGCAGAGGTCCCAGATGGCCAACAGCAGCCGTGAGAAGATTGTCATCCCTGTGTTCAACCTCTTTGTTAAGGACATCTACTTCCTGCACAAAATCCATACCAACCACCTGCCCAACGGGCACATTAACTTCAAG AAATTTTGGGAGATCTCCAGACAGATCCATGAGTTCATGACATGGACACAGGTAGAGTGTCCCTTCGAGAAGGACAAGAAGATTCAGAGTTACCTGCTCACAGCGCCCATCTACAGCGAGGAAG CTCTCTTCGTCGCCTCCTTTGAAAGTGAGGGTCCCGAGAACCACATGGAAAAAGACAGCTGGAAGACCCTCAG GACCACCCTTCTGAACAGAGCCTGA
- the RASGEF1A gene encoding ras-GEF domain-containing family member 1A isoform X4, whose protein sequence is MELVFCHLRDGAKLKSFSAKIVQLLKEWTEAFPYDFQDEKAMAELKAITHRVTQCDEENGTVKKAIAQMTQSLLLSLAARSQLQELREKLRPPAIDKGPILKTKPPAAQKDILGVCCDPLVLAQQLTHIELDRVSSIYPEDLMQIVSHMDSLDNHRCRGDLTKTYSLEAYDNWFNCLSMLVATEVCRVVKKKHRTRMLEFFIDVARECFNIGNFNSMMAIISGMNLSPVARLKKTWSKVKTAKFDVLEHHMDPSSNFCNYRTALQGATQRSQMANSSREKIVIPVFNLFVKDIYFLHKIHTNHLPNGHINFKKFWEISRQIHEFMTWTQVECPFEKDKKIQSYLLTAPIYSEEALFVASFESEGPENHMEKDSWKTLRTTLLNRA, encoded by the exons ATGGAATTAGTTTTTTGTCACCTTAGAGATGGG GCCAAGCTGAAGTCCTTCTCAGCCAAGATCGTGCAGCTCCTGAAGGAGTGGACGGAGGCCTTCCCCTATGACTTCCAGGATGAGAAGGCCATGGCCGAGCTGAAAGCCATCACACACCGTGTCACCCAGTGTGACGAG GAGAATGGCACAGTGAAGAAGGCCATTGCCCAGATGACGCAGAGCCTGTTGCTGTCCCTGGCTGCCCGGAGCCAGCTCCAGGAACTGCGAGAGAAGCTCCGGCCACCGGCTATAGACAAGGGGCCCATCCTCAAGACCAAGCCACCGGCCGCCCAGAAGGACATCCTGGGCGTGTGCTGCGACCCCCTGGTGCTGGCCCAGCAGCTGACTCACATTGAGCTG GACAGGGTCAGCAGCATTTACCCTGAGGACTTGATGCAGATCGTCAGCCACATGGACTCCTTGGACAACCACAGG TGCCGAGGGGACCTGACCAAGACCTACAGCCTGGAGGCCTACGACAACTGGTTCAACTGCCTGAGCATGCTGGTGGCCACTGAGGTGTGCCGG GTGGTGAAGAAGAAACACCGGACCCGCATGTTGGAGTTCTTCATTGATGTGGCCCGGGAGTGCTTCAACATCGGGAACTTCAACTCCATGATGGCCATCATCT CTGGCATGAACCTCAGTCCTGTGGCAAGGCTGAAGAAAACTTGGTCCAAGGTCAAGACAGCCAAGTTTGATGTCTTGGAG CATCACATGGACCCGTCCAGCAACTTCTGCAACTACCGCACAGCCTTGCAGGGGGCCACGCAGAGGTCCCAGATGGCCAACAGCAGCCGTGAGAAGATTGTCATCCCTGTGTTCAACCTCTTTGTTAAGGACATCTACTTCCTGCACAAAATCCATACCAACCACCTGCCCAACGGGCACATTAACTTCAAG AAATTTTGGGAGATCTCCAGACAGATCCATGAGTTCATGACATGGACACAGGTAGAGTGTCCCTTCGAGAAGGACAAGAAGATTCAGAGTTACCTGCTCACAGCGCCCATCTACAGCGAGGAAG CTCTCTTCGTCGCCTCCTTTGAAAGTGAGGGTCCCGAGAACCACATGGAAAAAGACAGCTGGAAGACCCTCAG GACCACCCTTCTGAACAGAGCCTGA